One Magnetococcales bacterium genomic window carries:
- a CDS encoding DUF1804 family protein, which translates to MKKKRGKLLGDALRGDFVTSGLTLAEAASHQGVSLETAKRWKREAKKAGDDWEAARIKGVACTKTSRAASSPKPQKKPGSSLSGRVAMGKAAGNRGSQWLAGERRDYLVERLLEDYLQLHLEAVEAVQDQVEDPLGRVDALARLSQALDRTLRSLGRASPELSRLAVAKAILEKQAEFVKLRFPNHMPAFLEVLEPFGDELAQSLNS; encoded by the coding sequence ATGAAAAAAAAACGCGGTAAACTTTTAGGCGACGCCCTCAGAGGGGATTTCGTGACCAGCGGTCTCACCCTGGCAGAGGCTGCCAGCCATCAGGGGGTCTCCCTGGAAACCGCCAAGCGCTGGAAAAGAGAGGCCAAAAAAGCCGGGGACGACTGGGAAGCGGCACGGATCAAAGGGGTGGCCTGCACCAAAACATCCCGAGCGGCCTCTTCGCCAAAGCCCCAAAAAAAACCAGGCTCATCCCTGAGCGGCCGTGTGGCCATGGGGAAGGCTGCTGGCAACCGGGGTAGCCAATGGCTTGCCGGCGAGCGGCGGGATTATCTGGTGGAACGCCTTCTGGAGGATTATCTACAGCTCCACCTGGAAGCTGTGGAAGCGGTACAGGATCAAGTGGAAGATCCTTTGGGGCGGGTAGATGCCCTGGCCCGTCTCTCCCAGGCCTTGGACCGCACCCTGCGCTCATTGGGCCGGGCAAGTCCTGAACTCTCCCGGTTGGCAGTGGCCAAGGCCATTTTGGAAAAACAGGCCGAATTCGTCAAACTCCGTTTTCCCAACCATAT